Proteins encoded in a region of the Synechococcus sp. BIOS-U3-1 genome:
- a CDS encoding DUF3303 domain-containing protein translates to MQMYLADCLFPDIESQLAAYKSFCEMWDSGEMAKADKFPGFEMMFRVHAPGAGRVTALFKAESDAQIFEHFAPWRAQYGIEMDFTPVIGCQDVVEHHKKLFAKMG, encoded by the coding sequence GTGCAGATGTATCTCGCGGACTGCCTCTTTCCGGATATTGAAAGCCAGCTCGCTGCCTACAAGAGCTTTTGCGAAATGTGGGATTCAGGTGAAATGGCAAAAGCGGACAAGTTTCCAGGCTTTGAAATGATGTTTCGCGTCCATGCACCCGGTGCAGGTCGTGTGACCGCGCTATTCAAAGCTGAAAGCGACGCACAAATTTTTGAACATTTTGCTCCATGGCGGGCTCAATATGGAATCGAAATGGACTTCACCCCAGTGATCGGTTGCCAAGACGTTGTGGAACATCACAAAAAGCTATTCGCAAAAATGGGCTGA
- a CDS encoding VanZ family protein, translating to MRSKQSKSKKMLIIHAINNVKKSWLPTSIIIVFGITVLSLAPLEELPNTPSSDKMNHLIAYASLAYPASLRRPKGWKYMILIFALYSGLIEIIQPYTNRHSEWIDFIANLAGLAIGLMLAVLTNKHQGDLNDR from the coding sequence ATGCGTTCAAAGCAGAGTAAATCCAAAAAGATGCTGATAATTCACGCAATTAATAATGTCAAAAAATCCTGGCTACCTACAAGTATCATCATTGTTTTTGGCATAACGGTTCTATCACTAGCTCCACTAGAAGAACTGCCTAACACCCCCAGCTCAGACAAAATGAACCACCTGATTGCTTATGCATCATTGGCATACCCTGCATCATTACGAAGGCCAAAAGGATGGAAATACATGATCCTCATTTTTGCTCTATACAGCGGACTCATTGAAATCATTCAGCCTTATACGAATCGCCATAGCGAATGGATTGATTTTATTGCGAACTTGGCAGGATTAGCAATCGGCTTAATGCTTGCGGTGCTGACCAATAAACACCAAGGCGATTTGAACGACCGATAA
- a CDS encoding HlyD family efflux transporter periplasmic adaptor subunit, whose protein sequence is MSLFRKNALDALSSPEKLDQPLRLLRPGQWLLLLSLGGFCLTIGLWSVFGRLPVRISGKGVLIRSNSLTVVQSETAGRILELNNAIGDCVKRGKLMARIDPVTQEMSRKEAEIQLEQLISQDLEEDALGAIRVRQQKAQIARIEKLARSGGIPLDDLARQQRELSSLIYSLASQNGQRQQHIKQQQARIKARSEEINRIAQIRAPINGCVIDRNVHRGEVVQPASTLFTLDAGGRQSSLESLAFFSPGDGKRLKAGQRVRISPSSTKRQRHGGIEGQVLSIRRLPVNDQALIKRLGLESLLDAVRQQPKGPLIEVKTSLKRDPSTISGYDWGGGPGPAIEISTGTPTEVRVLVEERRPISYVIPILRDLTGVY, encoded by the coding sequence ATGAGCCTGTTTCGCAAGAATGCACTGGATGCTCTCTCCAGTCCTGAAAAACTAGATCAGCCTCTTCGCCTTCTTCGACCCGGGCAATGGCTTCTTTTGCTGTCACTTGGAGGCTTCTGCCTCACCATTGGTCTCTGGTCGGTGTTTGGCCGTTTGCCTGTTCGCATCAGTGGCAAGGGAGTGCTGATCCGATCCAACAGCCTCACGGTGGTGCAAAGCGAGACAGCTGGCAGGATTCTGGAGCTCAACAACGCCATCGGTGACTGCGTAAAGAGAGGGAAGTTGATGGCGAGAATCGATCCTGTAACGCAGGAGATGAGTCGTAAGGAAGCTGAGATACAGCTCGAGCAATTGATCAGTCAGGACCTTGAGGAAGATGCCCTTGGTGCGATCCGGGTCCGTCAACAGAAGGCTCAGATTGCCCGTATCGAGAAGCTGGCTCGCAGCGGAGGCATCCCGCTCGACGACCTTGCCCGACAACAGCGGGAACTCAGTAGCTTGATCTACTCTCTTGCATCTCAGAACGGGCAGCGCCAACAACACATCAAGCAGCAGCAGGCCCGTATTAAGGCTCGTAGCGAGGAGATCAATCGCATCGCTCAGATTAGGGCACCGATCAATGGCTGCGTGATTGACCGGAACGTGCACCGTGGAGAAGTGGTGCAACCCGCGAGCACCTTGTTCACGTTGGATGCGGGCGGAAGACAATCCAGTTTGGAGAGTTTGGCTTTCTTCTCCCCTGGTGATGGCAAGCGACTGAAGGCGGGTCAGCGGGTCAGGATCAGCCCAAGCAGTACCAAACGGCAACGTCACGGAGGCATTGAGGGGCAGGTTCTCAGTATCCGTCGACTACCTGTGAATGATCAGGCTCTGATCAAACGCCTTGGTTTGGAATCGCTTTTAGATGCGGTGCGCCAGCAACCGAAAGGTCCACTGATCGAAGTCAAGACCTCTTTGAAGCGAGATCCCAGCACCATCAGTGGTTATGACTGGGGTGGTGGCCCCGGGCCGGCCATAGAGATCAGTACAGGCACCCCAACAGAGGTACGGGTTCTCGTCGAGGAACGACGCCCGATTAGCTACGTGATTCCGATTTTGCGCGATCTAACGGGGGTCTACTGA
- a CDS encoding cyclic nucleotide-binding domain-containing protein — MSPFNVFNWISPELRSWLLTNGETVTFQSDQVLIKEGERRLNPMLLLSGCLIATPSSLQQGQEQVAKLAAGSMVGEMSLLEDRPATATITTFGVCKVLQLSVEKFELLSKEQPSMAAQFDRVIAQKLAVQIQDQNAWVHRCHSDHAPVEALRKGLTLFATLQEQDVFTLARLGRLQRVPPETVLLNQGDEVTSTYLVLSGEAEVLFTLDGRTQVVGSSRRGELLGEISLLLSDRHGASLGVRSALGMDLLAIELSALRAELRQNPELGSRFYRGLACMLCRRSRDQLQSHQRAEAIQRAEQQAIDCLDVDQLGAITRAARHFDWLCQYFQRGELATP; from the coding sequence ATGTCTCCCTTCAACGTCTTCAATTGGATCAGTCCGGAACTGCGCAGTTGGCTCCTGACTAATGGCGAGACGGTTACGTTTCAGTCCGATCAGGTCCTGATCAAGGAGGGGGAGCGTCGTCTTAATCCGATGCTGCTGTTGTCAGGTTGTCTGATCGCTACTCCCTCCAGCTTGCAGCAGGGCCAGGAGCAAGTGGCAAAACTTGCCGCTGGAAGCATGGTGGGTGAAATGAGCTTGCTGGAGGACCGACCTGCTACGGCAACCATCACCACATTCGGTGTGTGCAAGGTGCTGCAACTTTCTGTTGAAAAGTTCGAGCTGTTGTCAAAGGAACAGCCATCGATGGCTGCTCAGTTTGATCGGGTTATTGCACAGAAACTGGCTGTTCAGATTCAGGACCAGAACGCTTGGGTTCATCGATGTCACAGTGATCATGCGCCTGTGGAGGCTCTCAGAAAGGGGTTGACCCTGTTCGCCACCCTTCAGGAACAGGATGTTTTCACGCTTGCTCGCCTCGGCCGGTTACAACGTGTGCCCCCCGAGACGGTGCTGCTGAATCAGGGTGATGAGGTGACGTCTACTTATTTGGTGTTGAGTGGTGAGGCGGAGGTTCTGTTCACTCTTGACGGCAGAACTCAAGTGGTGGGCAGCTCAAGACGAGGTGAACTTCTGGGTGAAATCTCTCTGCTCTTAAGTGATCGACACGGAGCTTCGTTAGGGGTCCGTTCTGCTCTGGGAATGGATTTACTCGCGATTGAGCTTAGTGCTTTGCGCGCAGAACTCAGGCAAAACCCCGAACTGGGCTCTCGCTTTTACAGGGGCTTGGCTTGCATGCTCTGTCGACGAAGCCGCGATCAGCTTCAGAGTCATCAACGAGCTGAGGCGATTCAGCGAGCCGAACAACAAGCAATTGATTGCCTCGACGTCGATCAACTTGGCGCTATCACACGCGCTGCTCGTCATTTTGATTGGCTCTGCCAATACTTTCAACGTGGAGAGCTCGCTACGCCATGA
- a CDS encoding ATP-binding cassette domain-containing protein has product MRWNAGSDHPWPSEPFRITAGVLLLESHGDHAFGVLRLQQNIVYPGLSDATGAPIQIMLKAIQESHLEIFPEGPYQQGLCWLDEQVSQDLGVSPSPVPTSDQWLNKLTVLHHQFEQRHQALLDGHQPLNINATQNLVLAMEQGQSSQVESDDPVLRALTLLCTDHGAVPPLPTRQLDLEPRLRLEQLLSRTDLFARDILINLADLQKDCGDLIGFLETDSDDEGEGVVVLLQSTAKGYRAWVPGEMAHPQPLAHCSGFLKRLSPRMLSISPAFQTKDLSTLGLLRFAYGQPRNTTSFVIGGLLIGVFVGFLLAIGRDVGAARWIFGMGFTGLLTGACLGVLSGGFRLGVGVMLISTLLSLLTPTFNTVITNQALPDRDLGLLLQISFILFAAGVARVCFEWVQNRAVQLSQQRGAARAQLAGMHRLLRLPAEFFRLRNVGDLQLRFGALDELRGEIQQLLEGGLLRLVLTSVYILFMLRISVKLTALALVVAALILLPTALIGLQSRPLQRHQEEAQGQAQSRNLELIGSVSKLRLAGAETAGARWWGQEFQKIVDLENALDAKEATAALLNGVMPNLGTLLLYIVITRLIAEAANSPSLNAPNVGQLLGFFSAFGTFIGAAAGFAGLLVGAFDMPVLYERARPILDTAPEIIDLKEDAGALEGQIQLDRVSYRYSADLPLVLDGVSMEASAGEHLAIVGPSGSGKSTLVRLLLGFAAPEDGEVRFDGKPLSGMRLDSVRRQIGTVLQTNTLLTGTLLEAIAGGSVVEEEEVWHAAELAGLADEIRSMPMGLQTMIPEGGATLSGGQRQRVAIARALIRKPRILIFDEATSALDNRTQAIVTGSLEAMAITRVVIAHRLSTIRHADRIVVIDQGQVREQGSCETLLQNEGLFFRMMQRQIT; this is encoded by the coding sequence ATGAGATGGAATGCCGGTAGTGATCACCCATGGCCCTCAGAGCCTTTCCGCATCACTGCTGGAGTGCTTTTGCTGGAGTCCCATGGCGACCATGCGTTCGGTGTTCTGCGCCTACAACAAAACATCGTCTATCCGGGCCTGTCGGATGCAACCGGTGCTCCGATTCAAATCATGCTTAAGGCCATTCAGGAGAGCCATTTGGAGATCTTCCCTGAGGGGCCCTATCAGCAGGGTCTGTGCTGGCTCGATGAGCAGGTGAGTCAAGACCTCGGAGTTTCACCGTCTCCAGTGCCGACTAGCGATCAATGGCTCAACAAACTGACAGTGCTGCACCATCAATTCGAGCAGCGTCATCAGGCTCTACTCGATGGCCATCAACCGCTGAATATCAATGCCACCCAGAACCTTGTTTTGGCCATGGAGCAGGGTCAGTCGTCACAAGTCGAATCCGACGATCCGGTGCTGCGTGCCCTGACCCTGTTGTGTACGGACCATGGAGCAGTGCCACCATTGCCGACGCGTCAGTTGGACCTTGAGCCACGGCTTCGACTTGAGCAATTGCTCTCTCGAACCGACCTATTCGCCCGTGACATTCTGATCAACCTTGCTGATCTTCAAAAAGACTGTGGAGATCTGATCGGCTTTCTGGAGACCGATTCGGATGATGAGGGTGAGGGTGTGGTGGTCTTGCTTCAGTCGACGGCTAAGGGCTATCGCGCATGGGTGCCGGGTGAGATGGCTCATCCTCAGCCGTTGGCACATTGCAGTGGTTTTTTGAAACGGCTGTCGCCGCGGATGCTCAGTATCAGTCCGGCGTTTCAAACCAAAGACCTCAGCACTCTCGGACTGCTTCGCTTCGCCTACGGCCAGCCCCGAAATACCACCAGTTTTGTGATTGGTGGGCTGCTTATCGGAGTGTTCGTTGGGTTCCTGCTTGCGATCGGTCGGGATGTGGGAGCAGCTCGCTGGATCTTTGGTATGGGTTTTACAGGTCTTCTTACGGGGGCCTGTCTGGGGGTGTTGAGCGGTGGATTCCGCCTTGGAGTTGGCGTCATGCTGATATCGACTCTGCTCTCGTTGCTGACACCTACGTTCAATACGGTGATCACGAATCAGGCTCTTCCCGATCGCGATCTGGGACTGCTGCTGCAAATCAGCTTCATCCTGTTTGCCGCTGGCGTGGCTCGAGTTTGCTTTGAATGGGTCCAGAACCGCGCGGTGCAGCTCAGTCAGCAACGAGGTGCGGCGCGCGCTCAGCTTGCCGGCATGCATCGACTGCTGCGATTACCCGCTGAATTCTTCCGTCTCCGCAACGTTGGTGATTTACAGCTGAGGTTCGGTGCCCTGGATGAACTGCGTGGTGAAATTCAGCAACTTCTCGAGGGGGGGTTGCTCAGGCTTGTTCTTACCAGCGTCTACATCCTGTTCATGCTTCGCATCAGCGTGAAACTGACAGCCCTTGCCCTTGTAGTGGCTGCCCTGATTCTGTTGCCCACAGCTCTGATTGGTCTGCAGTCAAGACCATTGCAACGTCATCAGGAAGAGGCCCAGGGGCAGGCTCAGAGCCGCAATCTTGAACTGATCGGTTCTGTTTCCAAGTTGCGCCTGGCCGGCGCCGAAACTGCTGGGGCCCGCTGGTGGGGTCAGGAGTTTCAAAAAATCGTCGACTTAGAAAATGCCCTTGATGCCAAGGAAGCAACTGCTGCGCTTCTCAATGGGGTGATGCCAAATCTCGGCACTTTGCTTCTTTATATCGTGATCACCAGGCTGATTGCGGAGGCCGCCAACAGTCCAAGTCTCAATGCTCCAAATGTTGGTCAGCTGCTTGGCTTCTTTTCGGCCTTCGGGACCTTCATCGGTGCAGCTGCTGGATTCGCTGGATTGTTGGTTGGGGCTTTTGATATGCCGGTGCTTTATGAGCGAGCCCGTCCCATCCTGGATACTGCTCCCGAGATTATCGACTTGAAGGAGGATGCAGGCGCTCTTGAGGGACAGATCCAGCTTGACCGGGTCAGTTATCGCTACTCCGCAGATCTGCCATTGGTGCTCGATGGCGTCAGCATGGAGGCAAGTGCAGGAGAACATCTCGCCATCGTGGGTCCTTCAGGGTCTGGTAAATCCACACTGGTACGACTTCTCTTGGGCTTTGCCGCTCCTGAAGATGGAGAAGTCCGATTTGATGGCAAACCTCTGAGCGGAATGCGGCTGGACAGCGTCCGTCGTCAGATCGGTACGGTGCTGCAAACCAACACGTTGTTAACAGGCACTTTGCTGGAGGCGATTGCCGGGGGCAGTGTGGTCGAAGAGGAGGAGGTCTGGCATGCCGCCGAACTGGCCGGCCTGGCCGATGAGATCCGGTCAATGCCAATGGGTTTGCAAACCATGATTCCCGAGGGTGGAGCCACCCTCTCTGGCGGTCAGCGTCAGCGGGTTGCCATTGCCCGGGCGCTGATTCGTAAGCCTCGGATTCTGATCTTCGACGAGGCCACCAGCGCCCTCGATAATCGAACCCAGGCCATCGTCACCGGAAGCTTGGAGGCGATGGCCATCACCCGCGTTGTGATTGCCCATCGCCTCAGCACCATTCGTCATGCTGATCGGATCGTCGTCATCGACCAGGGTCAGGTGCGAGAGCAGGGTAGTTGCGAGACCTTGCTGCAGAACGAGGGTCTGTTCTTCCGGATGATGCAGCGTCAGATCACATGA